The genomic interval ACTGGCGGGAGTACTTCCTGGAGTTCGAGGACACGCCGGCGGCTGCCGCCTCGATCGGGCAGGTGCACCGGGCGGTGTGGCACGACGGCCGCGAGGTCGCGGTGAAGGTGCAGTATCCCGGCGCGGGAGAAGCGTTGCTCTCCGACCTCGCCCAGCTCAGCCGCTTCGCCCGGCTGCTCGGCCCGCTGGTCCCGGGGATGGACGTCAAGCCACTGATCAAGGAGCTGCGGAACCGGGTTTCGGAGGAGCTGGACTACGAGCTGGAGGCCCGGGCGCAGCAGGAGCACGCGGCGGAGTTCGAGGATGACCCGGATGTGGTGGTTCCTCAGGTGGTGCACCAGTCCGACCAGGTGCTGGTGACGGAGTGGATCGACGGGATCCCGCTGTCCGAGGTCATCGCGGAGGGGACGGCGGAACAGCGGGACCGTGCGGGACAGTTGCTGGCCCGCTTCCTCTTCTCCGGTCCGGCACGCACCGGCCTGCTGCACGCCGACCCGCATCCGGGCAACTTCCGGCTGCTGCCCCCGGCGCCGGAGAGCGCGGAGCATACGGAGGGCGCGGAGCATACGGAGGGGGCCGGCGGTTCGTTCGGGTCGTGGCGGCTGGGGGTGCTGGACTTCGGCACGGTCGACCGGCTGCCGGGCGGGCTGCCGCGGACCATCGGCGACTCCCTGCGGCTGACGCTGGAGGGCGACGCGGCGGGGGTCTACGGGCTGCTGCGGGAAGAGGGCTTCGTGAAGGAGTCGATCGACCTGGACCCGGACGCGGTGCTCGACTATCTGCTCCCGATCATCGAGCCCACGCAGGTGGAGGAGTTCACCTTCAGCCGGGGCTGGATCCGTGAACAGGCGGCCCGGATAGCCGATCCGCGCTCCCCCGCCCATCAGCTCGGCCGGCAGCTGAATCTCCCGCCTTCCTACGTCCTCATCCACCGGGTGACGCTCAGCACGATCGGGGTGCTGTGCCAGCTGGGCGCGACGGTCCGGCTGCGCGACGAGCTCGAGGCGTGGCTGCCGGGGTTCCTCGCGGAGGACGCCGAGGAGGACGCCGAGGTGGAGGGGACGGAGTACGCCGAGGAGGAGGGCGAGCCGGAGGGGGAGCCCGTTCAGGGGTAGGAGAGGTCAGGGAGCCTCGGTCACCACCAGAGTGAGTCGAGGCGGCTCTCGATCGCGCGGAGGTGGAGGCGGGCGCAGCCCTCGCAGAAGAGGAGACGATGTCCGTCCTCCACGGAACAGAGCCAGGTCAAAGGGGCTGCGTCGCCCTCGGCTGCGGTGCCGCAGCGGGCGCACACCACGCTGTGTGCGGCGGGTTGTTCGGGGGGATGGGTCTCCTCGTCCACCTTCTGACGATATCCCCGTGACCGGATGGGCGGCGGTACAACGCACCGCGGGGCCGTCCGTGTCCGGACGGCCCCGCGGTGACGTGATGGTGCACGGTCAGTGCATGACCGCCATGGCCAGCGCGCGGCGGGCGCGCAGCGAGGCGCGCTCCGCTCGGCGCTGCATCCGGCGGGCGGCGATCAGGCGGGCCGACTGGCGGTCCTCCTGGGCCTCCCGCAGGCGGTCGCGCATATGCGCACGCGCCATGGCTTCTGGGATGAGTTGCATTTCGCGGGTCCTGTTCTGACGCGAGTCGTTCGCGCCGATGATGGTGACGTCGGGGGTGGCGGAGCCGACGGGCTCCTTCGTGGGGGTGATCATCGGTGCCTGATTCCGGGGGTCATGGGTCTGGGGACGGTCGATCGTTCCGAGGCGGAGCCTGCGTGGGGGGGCGGGGACCCCACAGGTCGCGGTCACGCTGCGACCGGGTTCTTGCGCGGACGGCCACGCGGACGCTTGCGGGCCACGACGACGCCCTGGACGAAGAGCTCGCCGCCCCAGACGCCCCACGGCTCGCGGCGGTCCTTCGCCCCGGCGAGGCAGGCCTCGACGAGCGGGCAGGTGCGGCAGAGGGACTTGGCGTACTCGACGTCGGCGGGCGACTCGGCGAAGAAGACCTCCGGGTCGTAGGAACGGCAGGGGACGGGTACGCCGAGGTTCTCGATGGCGTCGTCGAGCGCGGTGAGCGTGGTGAGCGGGGTCAAGGCGGAGTCCTCCGTGGAGCCGGGCGGCGAGATCGGGGTGGAAAGCGGTACTGACGGGGCGTGCGTTTCGATGTGCACGGTGGGTGGTGTCCTCGTCTGGTCGTGCCGGCCTGTTGGCCGGTTGGCGGCTGCTGGTACCAGGTCCTGCTTGTCCCGAGGCTCCTTCGCTCCGTCCCGTCCGTTCGGACAAAACAAAAGGGCCGCGGATCCCGAGTGGGGTTCCGCGGCCCTGAAGGCGCCGGCCTGATGCTGGATCAGGCTGGATCGCTCCAGGGTTCAGGCCCACGGAAGGCCCACATCGTGCGGTGGTGCTGCGTCTGCTTATCGGCTCCGGCACCGGCTGCCGCAAAGGCATAGGCCTGAGCCTGTGCTGCCTTCGCTACTGCTGCCGCCGGTGCCTCGATCGGTCGCTCATTACGCTCCCGCGTCACAGGGAGGCTCACCAGGGACAGCGGACGGACGGCGGAGACGCCGGACAGACCGGTGGCGCGAAGCGAGGCAACCGAGGA from Streptomyces sp. CA-278952 carries:
- a CDS encoding ABC1 kinase family protein; translated protein: MSDLPRKAVTRTAKLAALPLGFAGRATWGLGKRIGGKSAELVAREVQQRTADQLFKTLGELKGGAMKLGQALSVFESALPEEVAGPYRAALTKLQEAAPPLPARTVHGVLATRIGEDWREYFLEFEDTPAAAASIGQVHRAVWHDGREVAVKVQYPGAGEALLSDLAQLSRFARLLGPLVPGMDVKPLIKELRNRVSEELDYELEARAQQEHAAEFEDDPDVVVPQVVHQSDQVLVTEWIDGIPLSEVIAEGTAEQRDRAGQLLARFLFSGPARTGLLHADPHPGNFRLLPPAPESAEHTEGAEHTEGAGGSFGSWRLGVLDFGTVDRLPGGLPRTIGDSLRLTLEGDAAGVYGLLREEGFVKESIDLDPDAVLDYLLPIIEPTQVEEFTFSRGWIREQAARIADPRSPAHQLGRQLNLPPSYVLIHRVTLSTIGVLCQLGATVRLRDELEAWLPGFLAEDAEEDAEVEGTEYAEEEGEPEGEPVQG
- a CDS encoding WhiB family transcriptional regulator, coding for MHIETHAPSVPLSTPISPPGSTEDSALTPLTTLTALDDAIENLGVPVPCRSYDPEVFFAESPADVEYAKSLCRTCPLVEACLAGAKDRREPWGVWGGELFVQGVVVARKRPRGRPRKNPVAA